A section of the Callithrix jacchus isolate 240 chromosome 14, calJac240_pri, whole genome shotgun sequence genome encodes:
- the BCL2L11 gene encoding bcl-2-like protein 11 isoform X14 translates to MFPAAATRAARARGAARGAVGCPAERSGGLAGRRGLCAAPGTLNPSPGLCLLHCLRGDGQGPPGRRKARVGRRGAPSRARTLRSEGKARTKKDQMAKQPSDVSSECDREGRQLQPAERPPQLRPGAPTSLQTEPQDRSPAPMSCDKSTQTPSPPCQAFNHYLSAMGIFE, encoded by the exons atgtTCCCGGCGGCTGCGACCCGGGCCGCGAGGGCCAGAGGGGCAGCGCGCGGAGCCGTCGGCTGCCCGGCGGAGCGCAGCGGCGGGCTGGCCGGAAGGCGTGGGCTCTGTGCTGCGCCGGGGACTCTGAACCCGAGTCCCGGGCTTTGTCTCCTGCATTGTCTTCGTGGTGACGGTCAGGGGCCGCCGGGTCGGCGAAAGGCGCGGGTCGGACGCCGTGGTGCCCCGTCCCGGGCCAGAACGCTGCGCTCTGAAGGGAAGGCTCGGAC aaaaaaagaccaaatgGCAAAGCAACCTTCCGATGTAAGTTCTGAGTGTGACCGAGAAGGTAGACAATTGCAGCCTGCGGAGAGACCTCCCCAGCTCAGACCTGGGGCCCCTACCTCCCTACAGACAGAGCCACAAG ACAGGAGCCCAGCACCCATGAGTTGTGACAAATCAACACAAACCCCAAGTCCTCCTTGCCAGGCCTTCAACCACTATCTCAGTGCAATGG
- the BCL2L11 gene encoding bcl-2-like protein 11 isoform X9: MFPAAATRAARARGAARGAVGCPAERSGGLAGRRGLCAAPGTLNPSPGLCLLHCLRGDGQGPPGRRKARVGRRGAPSRARTLRSEGKARTKKDQMAKQPSDVSSECDREGRQLQPAERPPQLRPGAPTSLQTEPQGNPEGNHGGEGDSCLHGSPQGPLAPPASPGPFATRSPLFIFVRRSSVLSRSSSGYFSFDTDRSPAPMSCDKSTQTPSPPCQAFNHYLSAMGIFE, from the exons atgtTCCCGGCGGCTGCGACCCGGGCCGCGAGGGCCAGAGGGGCAGCGCGCGGAGCCGTCGGCTGCCCGGCGGAGCGCAGCGGCGGGCTGGCCGGAAGGCGTGGGCTCTGTGCTGCGCCGGGGACTCTGAACCCGAGTCCCGGGCTTTGTCTCCTGCATTGTCTTCGTGGTGACGGTCAGGGGCCGCCGGGTCGGCGAAAGGCGCGGGTCGGACGCCGTGGTGCCCCGTCCCGGGCCAGAACGCTGCGCTCTGAAGGGAAGGCTCGGAC aaaaaaagaccaaatgGCAAAGCAACCTTCCGATGTAAGTTCTGAGTGTGACCGAGAAGGTAGACAATTGCAGCCTGCGGAGAGACCTCCCCAGCTCAGACCTGGGGCCCCTACCTCCCTACAGACAGAGCCACAAGGTAATCCCGAAGGCAATCACGGAGGTGAAGGGGACAGCTGCCTCCACGGCAGCCCTCAGGGCCCGCTGGCCCCACCGGCCAGCCCCGGCCCTTTTGCTACCAGATCCCCGCTTTTCATCTTTGTGAGAAGATCCTCCGTGCTGTCTCGATCCTCCAGTGGGTATTTCTCTTTTGACACAGACAGGAGCCCAGCACCCATGAGTTGTGACAAATCAACACAAACCCCAAGTCCTCCTTGCCAGGCCTTCAACCACTATCTCAGTGCAATGG
- the BCL2L11 gene encoding bcl-2-like protein 11 isoform X16, with product MAKQPSDVSSECDREGRQLQPAERPPQLRPGAPTSLQTEPQGNPEGNHGGEGDSCLHGSPQGPLAPPASPGPFATRSPLFIFVRRSSVLSRSSSGYFSFDTDRSPAPMSCDKSTQTPSPPCQAFNHYLSAMGIFE from the coding sequence atgGCAAAGCAACCTTCCGATGTAAGTTCTGAGTGTGACCGAGAAGGTAGACAATTGCAGCCTGCGGAGAGACCTCCCCAGCTCAGACCTGGGGCCCCTACCTCCCTACAGACAGAGCCACAAGGTAATCCCGAAGGCAATCACGGAGGTGAAGGGGACAGCTGCCTCCACGGCAGCCCTCAGGGCCCGCTGGCCCCACCGGCCAGCCCCGGCCCTTTTGCTACCAGATCCCCGCTTTTCATCTTTGTGAGAAGATCCTCCGTGCTGTCTCGATCCTCCAGTGGGTATTTCTCTTTTGACACAGACAGGAGCCCAGCACCCATGAGTTGTGACAAATCAACACAAACCCCAAGTCCTCCTTGCCAGGCCTTCAACCACTATCTCAGTGCAATGG